A genomic region of Limnohabitans curvus contains the following coding sequences:
- the dapC gene encoding succinyldiaminopimelate transaminase, with amino-acid sequence MNPLLSSLQPYPFERLKQLFSTVTPNPAYAPISLGIGEPRHATPQLVLDALAKATAQLAAYPATAGLPALRESCVNWMQRRYGLKLDAATQVLPVNGSREALFAFAQTVIDPTRDAVVVCPNPFYQIYEGAALLAGAQTYYAPSDPALNFNVNWDSVPAEVWAKTQLLFVCSPGNPTGAVMPMSDWEKLFALSDKYGFVIASDECYSEIYFREEAPLGGLEAATKLGRTDFKNLVAFTSLSKRSNVPGMRSGFVAGDANILKQFLLYRTYHGSAMSGMVQAASIAAWDDEAHVVDNREQYRQKFAAVTPLLEAVMDVRLPDAGFYLWAAVPGGDDVAFARDLLAQYNVTVLPGSYLARDAQGFNPGAGRIRMALVAETAECLEAAQRIVAFIKQNHS; translated from the coding sequence ATGAACCCCCTTCTTTCGAGCCTTCAGCCCTATCCTTTTGAGCGGCTGAAGCAACTTTTCTCCACCGTCACCCCCAACCCTGCGTATGCGCCCATCAGCCTAGGCATTGGCGAGCCACGCCATGCCACGCCGCAATTGGTGCTCGATGCCTTGGCCAAAGCCACGGCGCAGTTGGCCGCCTACCCTGCCACCGCAGGTTTGCCTGCGTTGCGCGAATCGTGTGTGAATTGGATGCAGCGCCGCTATGGTTTGAAGCTGGACGCTGCCACCCAAGTGCTGCCGGTGAACGGCTCACGCGAGGCCTTGTTTGCATTTGCCCAAACGGTGATTGACCCCACACGCGATGCGGTGGTGGTGTGCCCCAACCCGTTCTACCAAATCTACGAAGGCGCTGCGCTGTTGGCAGGTGCACAAACTTATTACGCGCCCAGCGACCCTGCGCTCAACTTCAACGTCAACTGGGACAGCGTGCCTGCCGAGGTCTGGGCCAAAACTCAGCTGTTGTTTGTGTGCTCACCCGGCAACCCCACCGGCGCTGTGATGCCCATGAGCGACTGGGAAAAGCTGTTTGCCCTGAGCGACAAGTACGGTTTTGTCATTGCCAGCGACGAGTGCTACAGCGAAATCTATTTCCGCGAAGAAGCACCATTGGGTGGCCTAGAAGCCGCTACCAAATTGGGGCGCACCGACTTTAAAAACTTGGTGGCCTTCACCAGCTTGTCCAAGCGCAGCAATGTGCCAGGCATGCGCAGCGGCTTTGTGGCGGGCGACGCCAACATCCTCAAACAGTTCTTGCTGTATCGCACCTACCACGGCTCCGCCATGAGCGGCATGGTGCAAGCGGCCAGCATTGCCGCGTGGGACGACGAAGCCCATGTGGTGGACAACCGTGAGCAATACCGCCAAAAGTTTGCGGCTGTCACCCCACTGCTCGAAGCGGTGATGGATGTGCGTTTGCCCGATGCTGGTTTTTACCTGTGGGCGGCAGTTCCAGGAGGAGACGATGTGGCCTTCGCACGCGACTTGCTGGCTCAATACAATGTGACGGTGCTGCCGGGCAGCTACCTAGCGCGAGACGCCCAAGGTTTCAACCCCGGTGCCGGTCGAATTCGCATGGCCTTGGTGGCCGAAACTGCCGAGTGCTTAGAAGCCGCGCAACGCATCGTGGCGTTCATCAAACAAAACCATTCCTGA
- a CDS encoding Hpt domain-containing protein, with the protein MSISPLLDLTRAKEFAFEAGQLRELVMTFEQSLTQEMAIIQAGLAAGDALKVEHSLHALKGFMPLFAAQPLAQAMTDLYQTSREKPLDVTGPIFTSLVPSLETLLVEVRACLSAL; encoded by the coding sequence ATGTCTATATCTCCCTTGCTTGACCTCACCCGCGCCAAAGAGTTCGCTTTTGAAGCGGGCCAATTGCGCGAGCTGGTGATGACGTTTGAGCAAAGTTTGACCCAAGAAATGGCCATCATCCAAGCGGGTTTGGCAGCGGGCGACGCCTTGAAGGTCGAACATTCGCTCCATGCCTTGAAGGGCTTCATGCCTTTGTTTGCGGCGCAACCGTTGGCGCAAGCCATGACTGACCTGTACCAAACCAGCCGCGAGAAGCCGCTGGACGTGACAGGCCCCATCTTTACTTCATTAGTTCCTAGTTTGGAGACCTTACTGGTCGAAGTTCGCGCGTGCCTCAGCGCTTTATGA
- the dapD gene encoding 2,3,4,5-tetrahydropyridine-2,6-dicarboxylate N-succinyltransferase, producing the protein MTQHQLQHVIDNAWDNRANISIDNATHEVRDAVDHVIAELNAGRLRVATREGVGQWTVHQWLKKAVLLSFRLKDNRLMKSGDLAFYDKVDTKFGHMTEDELKAAGVRVVPPAVARRGSFVAAGAILMPSYVNIGAYVDSGTMVDTWATVGSCAQIGKNVHLSGGVGIGGVLEPLQANPTIIEDNCFIGARSEVVEGVIIEENSVLGMGVFIGQSTPIFDRATGEISYGRVASGSVVVAGNIPKVAANGAPYSMYAAIVVKRVDAQTRSKTSINDLLRD; encoded by the coding sequence ATGACTCAACACCAACTCCAACACGTCATCGACAACGCTTGGGACAACCGCGCCAACATCAGCATTGACAACGCCACACACGAAGTGCGCGATGCCGTGGACCACGTGATTGCCGAATTGAACGCTGGCCGCTTGCGCGTGGCCACCCGTGAAGGCGTTGGCCAATGGACGGTTCACCAATGGTTGAAGAAAGCTGTGTTGTTGTCCTTCCGTTTGAAAGACAACCGCCTCATGAAGTCGGGCGACTTGGCTTTCTACGACAAAGTGGACACCAAGTTTGGCCACATGACTGAAGACGAACTCAAAGCCGCTGGCGTGCGCGTGGTGCCGCCCGCTGTGGCCCGTCGCGGCAGCTTTGTGGCTGCTGGTGCGATTTTGATGCCCTCTTACGTGAACATCGGCGCCTATGTGGACAGCGGCACCATGGTCGACACATGGGCCACCGTGGGCTCATGCGCACAAATCGGCAAGAACGTGCACTTGTCTGGCGGCGTGGGCATTGGCGGCGTGTTGGAGCCATTGCAAGCCAACCCCACCATCATTGAAGACAACTGCTTCATCGGCGCTCGCTCTGAAGTGGTGGAAGGCGTCATCATCGAAGAAAACTCCGTGCTCGGCATGGGCGTGTTCATCGGTCAATCGACCCCCATCTTCGACCGCGCCACAGGCGAAATCAGCTACGGCCGTGTGGCTTCTGGCTCTGTGGTGGTGGCTGGCAACATCCCTAAAGTCGCAGCCAACGGCGCGCCTTACAGCATGTACGCCGCCATCGTGGTCAAGCGTGTGGACGCACAAACCCGCTCTAAGACCAGCATCAACGACTTGTTGCGCGACTGA
- the dapE gene encoding succinyl-diaminopimelate desuccinylase translates to MSRTLQLTEQLISRPSVTPEDVGCLDIITARLAPIGFECERIDSGPDTFRVSNLWAVKRSSQANAKTLVFAGHTDVVPTGPIDQWTSDPFTPTHRDGKLFGRGASDMKASLAAMVVACEEFAIACKDPSINIAFLLTSDEEGPALDGTVKVCEALKARGEKLDWCIVGEPTSVERTGDMIKNGRRGTMSGKLTVKGVQGHIAYPQLAKNPIHLLSPALAELVAIEWDKGNDFFPPTSWQVSNIHAGTGASNVIPGECVVDFNFRFCTESTPEQLQQRLTAVLHKHSLDFDLKWTIGGLPFLTTPGDLVGAVQRAIHDETGIDTELSTTGGTSDGRFIAQVCPQVIELGPPNATIHKINEFVAVADLDPLKNIYRRVLEQLHGLASPANTSAQ, encoded by the coding sequence ATGTCTCGCACCCTCCAGCTCACAGAGCAACTCATCTCGCGCCCTTCGGTCACACCCGAGGACGTGGGCTGTTTGGACATCATCACCGCACGGCTCGCGCCCATCGGTTTTGAGTGTGAGCGCATCGACAGCGGGCCAGACACCTTTCGCGTGAGCAACCTGTGGGCTGTCAAGCGCAGCTCACAGGCAAACGCCAAAACACTGGTATTCGCAGGCCACACCGATGTGGTGCCCACCGGCCCCATCGACCAATGGACCAGCGACCCCTTCACCCCCACCCACCGGGACGGCAAATTGTTTGGCCGTGGTGCCAGCGACATGAAAGCGTCGTTGGCAGCGATGGTGGTGGCGTGTGAAGAGTTTGCGATTGCGTGCAAAGACCCATCCATCAACATCGCCTTCTTGCTCACCAGCGACGAAGAAGGCCCAGCGTTAGACGGCACCGTCAAAGTGTGCGAAGCCTTGAAGGCCCGTGGCGAAAAACTCGACTGGTGCATCGTGGGCGAACCCACCTCGGTAGAACGCACCGGCGACATGATCAAAAACGGCCGACGCGGCACCATGAGCGGCAAGCTCACCGTCAAAGGCGTGCAAGGCCACATTGCCTACCCGCAACTCGCCAAAAACCCCATCCATTTGCTCAGCCCCGCGTTGGCAGAGTTGGTGGCAATTGAATGGGACAAAGGCAACGACTTCTTCCCGCCCACCAGCTGGCAAGTGAGCAACATCCACGCGGGCACGGGTGCGAGCAACGTCATTCCGGGCGAATGCGTGGTGGACTTCAACTTCCGCTTCTGCACCGAATCCACGCCCGAGCAATTGCAACAGCGCCTGACCGCGGTGCTGCACAAACACAGCTTGGACTTCGACCTCAAATGGACCATCGGTGGCCTGCCCTTCCTCACCACGCCTGGTGATTTGGTGGGCGCCGTGCAACGCGCCATCCACGACGAAACCGGCATTGACACCGAGCTGTCCACCACCGGCGGCACCAGCGACGGGCGCTTCATTGCGCAAGTTTGCCCGCAAGTCATTGAGCTCGGCCCGCCCAACGCCACCATCCACAAAATCAACGAGTTTGTGGCCGTGGCTGATTTGGATCCCCTGAAAAACATCTATCGCCGTGTGCTGGAACAGCTGCACGGCTTGGCCTCACCGGCCAACACGTCCGCACAATGA